In Roseofilum casamattae BLCC-M143, a single window of DNA contains:
- the cobN gene encoding cobaltochelatase subunit CobN — MHRIAATPGGWSPDAEGVIIIEQTPAPIVLLTAADTDIQVLAASLPYLGDRIPEIRAVNLLNVVQQLSIDSYAESVLQYARVIAIRLLGGRSYWDYGLEVVKQLAGDRNIALIIMPGESDPDPELMSHSTVPLHVVNQFWRYWSEGGITNISNSWLWLNDLLLNPAQPDWVLTPPEVVPIPKVGYLHPTMELSQSSDKVGILFYRAHYCAGNTAPIELLCQALRDRGLTPVAIFVSSLRDRECQQELLQLLQPPDGEAVRVLLNTTSFAISSLQNPSTTPNFFHALDVPTIQVILSSSTLEQWETGTRGLLPKDVAMNIALPEVDGRIISRAISFKAAQTYHRQLETDVVGYQPLQDRIDFVADLAQNWVKLGQKPVRERKVALILANYPTRDGRLANGVGLDTPASCVNILHALQQAGYQLQEIPETGEELIARLTAGITNDEEGRALRSVMQYLSYSDYEKAWEKLPPEVQTGISQRWNSVYKDLSGDRPKDGFPISGLNLGHVFVGIQPSRGYDLDPALNYHAPDLEPTPDYLAFYQWIAQIFQADAIVHVGKHGNLEWLPGKSLALSQSCYPEAICGAMPHLYPFIVNDPGEGSQAKRRSQAVILDHLTPPMTRAELYGPLQQLEALVDEYYEADSLDPSRLPIIGDRIRKLIRQQHLDRDLQLTDEDLNAIATKSISPLLTNIDGYLCELKEAQIRDGLHIFGHCPENEQLRDLIIAISRSRPNGITRALAEDLGLEFDPLTADPREAIDPPITIRDKLCDRVGDIVEQLENLAIDYIDSILTERDRPHLTKTSQTQTELTWIETTLLPQLRATSNEITNLLRGLDGRYIASGPSGAPTRGRAEVLPTGRNFYSVDIRAIPTETAWGMGRQAAEVLIERYTQENGEYPKTVGLSMWGTSAMRTGGEDLAEALWLLGVQPVWDGPSRRVVDFEIIPVSVLGRPRVDVTLRISGFFRDGFPNLIDLFNRAVQAVASLEEPEAENPLAAAAARETVRWQEEGLSAEQAMERSRYRMFGSKPGAYGAGLQGLIEAQNWRSDEDLARAYLNWSSYAYTANGEGRGAPEVFAQRLRDLQIVLHNQDNREHDLLDSDDYYQFQGGLTVAVRSLTGKNPTVYFGDNSVMNRPKVRKLEEEINRVYRSRVVNPKWIAGAMRHGYKGAFEMAATIDYLFAYDATTRCVPDHMYEGVSDAYLLDPKVREFIESSNPWALRDMAERLLEAHQRGLWQDVSLERIDELRAIAHQAEAKIEGVI; from the coding sequence ATGCATCGTATTGCTGCAACTCCGGGAGGATGGAGTCCAGACGCAGAAGGCGTTATTATTATCGAGCAAACTCCGGCGCCAATTGTACTGTTAACTGCTGCGGATACGGATATTCAGGTGTTAGCAGCGAGCCTTCCCTACTTAGGCGATCGCATTCCGGAAATTCGTGCGGTTAATCTTTTAAACGTAGTGCAGCAACTGAGTATCGACAGTTATGCCGAAAGCGTATTGCAATATGCACGAGTGATTGCGATCCGCCTCCTCGGAGGACGTTCCTATTGGGATTATGGCTTAGAAGTGGTGAAACAACTGGCCGGCGATCGCAATATTGCTCTAATTATTATGCCTGGCGAGAGCGATCCCGATCCGGAGTTGATGAGTCACTCTACCGTACCTTTGCATGTGGTTAACCAGTTTTGGCGCTATTGGAGCGAAGGAGGAATTACTAATATTAGCAATAGCTGGCTCTGGTTAAACGATTTATTGCTAAATCCGGCACAACCAGATTGGGTATTAACGCCTCCAGAGGTGGTTCCTATCCCGAAAGTGGGGTATCTGCATCCGACGATGGAGTTATCTCAGAGTTCGGATAAGGTCGGCATTTTATTTTATCGCGCTCATTATTGTGCCGGAAATACGGCGCCGATTGAATTATTATGCCAAGCCTTGCGCGATCGCGGACTGACTCCAGTTGCTATATTTGTTTCATCCTTGCGCGATCGCGAATGTCAGCAGGAACTCCTCCAACTTCTGCAACCTCCCGATGGAGAAGCGGTGCGAGTCTTGCTCAATACCACCAGTTTTGCCATTAGTTCCCTGCAAAACCCCTCCACAACTCCCAACTTTTTCCACGCGCTCGACGTTCCCACGATTCAAGTTATTCTCAGTAGCTCTACTCTAGAACAGTGGGAAACCGGAACTCGGGGGTTACTTCCCAAAGATGTGGCCATGAATATCGCGCTCCCGGAAGTGGACGGACGCATTATCAGTCGCGCTATTTCGTTTAAAGCCGCGCAAACCTACCATCGGCAACTGGAAACCGACGTTGTTGGTTATCAACCCCTGCAAGATCGGATTGATTTCGTGGCGGACTTAGCCCAAAATTGGGTAAAGCTGGGGCAAAAACCGGTAAGAGAGCGCAAAGTTGCCCTGATTTTAGCCAATTATCCCACTCGAGACGGACGATTAGCCAATGGCGTGGGATTAGATACTCCCGCAAGTTGCGTGAATATTTTGCACGCTCTGCAACAAGCTGGATATCAGTTACAGGAAATTCCAGAAACTGGCGAGGAGTTAATCGCGCGCTTAACCGCAGGCATTACGAATGACGAAGAAGGGAGAGCGCTGCGATCGGTGATGCAATATTTATCTTATTCCGATTACGAGAAAGCTTGGGAGAAACTTCCTCCCGAGGTGCAAACGGGAATCTCGCAACGGTGGAATAGTGTATATAAGGATTTATCTGGCGATCGCCCTAAGGACGGCTTTCCCATTTCTGGCTTAAACTTAGGTCATGTCTTTGTCGGCATTCAACCCTCGCGCGGCTACGATCTAGATCCGGCATTGAACTACCACGCGCCTGATTTAGAACCGACTCCCGATTATCTGGCATTTTATCAGTGGATTGCGCAAATTTTTCAAGCCGATGCGATCGTTCATGTGGGCAAACATGGTAATTTAGAATGGTTGCCGGGCAAGAGTTTAGCCCTTTCCCAGAGCTGCTATCCAGAGGCGATCTGCGGAGCGATGCCACACTTGTATCCGTTTATCGTCAACGATCCGGGAGAAGGCTCGCAAGCGAAACGGCGATCGCAAGCGGTAATTCTCGACCATCTCACGCCACCGATGACCCGCGCCGAACTCTACGGCCCCCTGCAACAACTGGAAGCTTTAGTCGATGAATATTACGAAGCCGATAGCTTAGACCCCTCTAGGTTACCGATTATTGGCGATCGCATTCGCAAACTGATTCGGCAACAACATCTCGATCGCGACTTACAATTAACCGATGAAGACTTAAATGCGATCGCAACTAAAAGCATATCACCATTACTAACAAACATTGACGGTTACTTATGCGAGCTAAAAGAAGCACAAATTCGTGACGGCTTGCATATTTTCGGTCACTGTCCGGAAAACGAACAACTGCGAGACTTAATTATCGCTATTTCTCGCTCTCGCCCAAATGGTATCACCCGCGCTCTGGCTGAAGATCTGGGTTTAGAGTTCGATCCGCTAACTGCCGACCCCAGAGAAGCGATCGATCCTCCTATTACAATACGCGATAAATTGTGCGATCGCGTCGGCGATATTGTCGAACAGCTAGAAAACTTAGCCATAGACTATATCGATAGTATACTAACCGAGCGCGATCGCCCCCATTTAACCAAAACTTCCCAAACCCAAACCGAACTCACCTGGATTGAAACTACTCTACTCCCCCAACTGCGCGCCACATCTAATGAAATAACCAACCTGCTGCGCGGACTGGACGGGCGATATATTGCCAGCGGGCCTTCCGGAGCGCCCACCCGAGGACGAGCAGAAGTCTTGCCCACCGGTCGCAATTTCTACTCCGTTGATATCCGTGCTATCCCCACCGAAACTGCCTGGGGAATGGGCCGCCAAGCCGCAGAGGTGTTAATCGAGCGCTATACTCAAGAAAACGGAGAATATCCAAAAACGGTGGGGTTATCCATGTGGGGGACTTCTGCCATGCGCACGGGTGGGGAAGATCTAGCCGAAGCGTTATGGTTGTTAGGCGTCCAACCAGTATGGGACGGGCCGTCACGACGGGTAGTAGATTTCGAGATTATTCCCGTTTCGGTTTTGGGACGGCCGCGCGTAGACGTGACATTACGCATTTCCGGGTTTTTCCGCGATGGTTTTCCCAATCTCATCGATTTGTTTAATCGCGCGGTGCAAGCAGTAGCGAGTTTAGAAGAACCGGAAGCGGAGAATCCTTTAGCAGCGGCTGCAGCTCGGGAAACGGTACGATGGCAGGAGGAAGGATTGAGTGCAGAACAGGCAATGGAGCGATCGCGCTATCGCATGTTTGGCTCGAAACCGGGAGCCTATGGTGCGGGGTTACAAGGATTAATTGAAGCACAAAATTGGCGATCGGATGAAGATTTGGCGCGGGCGTATTTAAATTGGAGCAGTTATGCCTATACTGCCAATGGAGAAGGACGCGGTGCTCCGGAAGTTTTTGCCCAACGGCTGCGAGATTTGCAAATTGTTTTGCACAATCAAGATAACCGCGAACACGATTTATTGGATTCGGATGATTATTATCAGTTTCAAGGGGGATTGACGGTTGCGGTGCGATCGCTGACTGGCAAAAATCCGACGGTTTATTTTGGCGATAATTCGGTGATGAATCGCCCGAAAGTGCGTAAATTAGAAGAAGAAATTAATCGCGTTTATCGTTCCCGCGTGGTGAACCCAAAATGGATTGCTGGTGCTATGCGTCACGGGTATAAGGGAGCTTTTGAAATGGCAGCAACCATTGATTATTTATTTGCCTATGATGCCACAACTCGTTGCGTCCCCGACCATATGTACGAGGGAGTTAGCGATGCTTATTTGCTCGATCCAAAAGTCCGAGAATTTATCGAATCCAGCAATCCTTGGGCGTTGCGCGATATGGCGGAACGATTGCTGGAAGCCCATCAGCGCGGACTGTGGCAGGATGTGAGTCTGGAGCGGATTGATGAGTTGCGGGCGATCGCGCACCAAGCTGAAGCTAAAATAGAAGGGGTCATATGA